The following proteins are encoded in a genomic region of Pirellulales bacterium:
- the hutU gene encoding urocanate hydratase produces MADVDSSHRIIRAPRGNNRICRTWQAEAAMRMLMNNLDPEVAEAPERLVVYGGRGQAARSWKAFDAIVAALQTLGPDETLLIQSGKPVGILRTHEDAPRVLIANSNLVPYWATQVHFDELVERGLMMYGQMTAGSWMYIGTQGILQGTYETFAECARQHFGGSLAGRLIVTAGCGGMGGAQPLAVTMNGGTCLIADVDREKLARRVSTRYLDEIAHTVDEAIDRALAHAAGKRAVSVGVAANAVELLERLLERNATPDSLTDQTSAHDVFSYVPMDLSLVECEALRARDAAAYAQRSLDTMARHVRAMLALMQRGAKTFDYGNNIRQKAHERGVENAFAFPGFVPAYIRPQFCLGRGPFRWVALSGNPDDIGVIDQALIELFPHDAGLHRWLIIARERVAFQGLPARICWLGVDQRYKAGLLFNDFVRTGKVDAPIVIGRDHLDCGSVASPNRETEGMLDGTDAVSDWPLLNALVSTAGGASWVSFHHGGGVGIGYSQHAGQVIVADGTPAAANRIERVLFNDPALGVLRHADAGYHEAASCAEAVGLAIPMNAAAKIDGAPRK; encoded by the coding sequence ATGGCTGACGTAGATTCCTCTCACCGGATCATTCGTGCTCCGCGCGGAAACAATCGCATTTGCCGAACGTGGCAGGCTGAAGCCGCCATGCGGATGCTGATGAACAATCTCGACCCTGAGGTGGCAGAGGCGCCTGAGCGACTCGTTGTCTATGGCGGCCGCGGGCAAGCAGCCCGTTCTTGGAAAGCATTCGATGCGATTGTCGCGGCGCTGCAAACGCTTGGGCCCGACGAAACGCTTCTCATCCAATCGGGCAAGCCGGTCGGGATTCTGCGAACGCACGAAGACGCCCCGCGCGTCTTGATTGCCAACAGCAATCTGGTTCCGTATTGGGCAACACAGGTTCATTTCGACGAACTGGTCGAACGAGGCCTGATGATGTACGGCCAAATGACGGCCGGTTCTTGGATGTACATCGGCACGCAGGGCATCTTGCAGGGGACTTATGAAACTTTTGCCGAGTGCGCTCGGCAGCACTTCGGCGGCAGCCTTGCCGGTCGGCTGATCGTGACTGCTGGCTGCGGGGGCATGGGAGGGGCACAGCCGCTGGCCGTGACCATGAACGGCGGAACGTGCCTGATTGCCGACGTTGATCGTGAAAAGCTCGCGCGACGTGTTAGTACCCGCTATTTGGATGAAATCGCCCACACCGTCGACGAGGCCATCGACAGGGCGTTGGCCCATGCCGCGGGCAAGCGAGCCGTCTCTGTCGGCGTGGCTGCCAATGCCGTCGAACTGCTCGAACGATTGTTGGAGCGCAACGCGACTCCCGATTCGTTGACCGATCAAACCTCGGCGCACGACGTTTTCAGTTACGTGCCCATGGACCTGTCGTTGGTCGAATGCGAAGCGCTTCGGGCGCGCGATGCGGCAGCCTATGCGCAGCGCAGTCTAGACACGATGGCTCGCCATGTACGTGCCATGCTAGCTCTCATGCAGCGCGGCGCGAAGACGTTCGATTACGGCAATAACATTCGCCAAAAAGCCCACGAGCGCGGAGTCGAAAACGCGTTTGCATTTCCGGGGTTTGTTCCCGCGTACATCCGGCCGCAGTTTTGTTTGGGGCGCGGCCCGTTTCGTTGGGTCGCCCTGTCGGGCAACCCGGACGATATTGGCGTCATCGATCAGGCGCTGATCGAACTTTTTCCGCATGATGCAGGATTGCACCGTTGGCTGATAATCGCGCGCGAGCGTGTGGCGTTTCAAGGATTACCGGCTCGGATCTGTTGGCTTGGGGTCGATCAGCGCTACAAAGCTGGATTATTATTTAACGACTTCGTGCGTACTGGGAAAGTGGACGCTCCGATTGTCATTGGCCGCGACCATTTAGATTGCGGCTCGGTGGCTTCTCCGAACCGAGAAACGGAGGGAATGCTCGACGGCACGGATGCGGTGAGCGATTGGCCGCTGTTGAATGCGCTGGTCAGCACTGCCGGAGGAGCCTCTTGGGTCAGTTTCCATCATGGCGGCGGAGTTGGCATCGGCTATTCGCAACACGCAGGACAAGTGATTGTAGCCGACGGAACTCCTGCCGCAGCGAATCGTATCGAGCGGGTGCTATTTAATGATCCTGCACTTGGTGTGCTGCGCCACGCCGATGCCGGTTATCACGAAGCGGCCAGTTGTGCTGAGGCCGTTGGTCTGGCCATTCCGA
- the hutH gene encoding histidine ammonia-lyase, translating to MSRSNPSLVPPATASHILNGEPVAIVDVESVARTSRRVEFSHAARDRLTASRAALEEAVAASEVIYGVNTGFGSLANQRLDGSQLRTIQRNLLLSHAAGVGEPLPDDVVRAMLLLLAASLSRGLSGVRPVVAERVVDLLNLGITPVIPSVGSVGASGDLAPLAHAALVLIGEGEATYGGQRMAGGEALRAAGLEPIELEAKEGLALINGTHLMAAIAALAVFDVERLFSAALGAAAMSIDACRGTDAFLDGRVHEARGQAGQCEVASRLRSLIAGSQIIPSHLHDDPRVQDPYSLRCAPQVLGAALDAIQFVRSIVQRELGAVTDNPLVFSSDPEFPRQFVSAGNFHGMPLAVALDTLAIALAHIAGIAERRIYYILAASDKENPLNPHLSPVPGLHSGLMVAQYTAAACCNELISLATPASVANIPTSAGMEDYNSFGATSALKARRAVERTRQVVAIELLCAAEALEYQRPLRSGHGVEAVHAEVRQVVSKRTADRPPAPDIAALEKLIFAGGVNG from the coding sequence ATGTCCCGCTCCAATCCCTCGCTCGTCCCGCCGGCCACTGCGTCACACATTCTCAACGGCGAACCGGTGGCAATTGTCGACGTCGAAAGCGTTGCCCGCACTTCACGCCGAGTTGAGTTTTCCCACGCTGCCCGCGATCGATTAACGGCATCACGCGCTGCGTTAGAGGAAGCCGTTGCCGCCAGCGAGGTCATTTATGGCGTCAATACTGGCTTTGGCTCGCTCGCAAATCAGCGGCTCGATGGATCGCAACTTCGCACCATTCAGCGCAATTTGCTTCTCTCGCACGCCGCCGGCGTTGGTGAACCGCTTCCCGACGACGTAGTGCGCGCCATGCTGCTGTTGTTGGCGGCGTCATTGTCGCGAGGATTATCTGGCGTGCGGCCAGTGGTTGCCGAACGAGTCGTCGATTTGCTCAATTTAGGCATCACCCCGGTCATCCCGTCGGTAGGCTCAGTGGGGGCATCGGGAGATTTGGCTCCCTTGGCACATGCCGCGCTGGTCTTAATCGGCGAGGGAGAAGCGACCTATGGCGGTCAGCGGATGGCTGGAGGCGAAGCGCTTCGAGCCGCTGGCCTGGAGCCTATCGAACTCGAGGCGAAGGAGGGGCTTGCTCTCATTAACGGTACCCATTTGATGGCGGCCATTGCGGCGCTGGCTGTTTTTGACGTGGAACGGTTATTTTCCGCTGCGCTGGGCGCTGCGGCCATGTCGATCGATGCGTGCCGCGGAACCGACGCCTTCCTTGACGGCCGCGTTCACGAGGCCCGCGGCCAGGCCGGTCAATGTGAAGTGGCTTCGCGCTTGCGGTCGCTAATTGCCGGCAGCCAAATTATTCCCAGCCATTTGCACGATGATCCGCGCGTACAAGACCCATATTCACTCCGCTGTGCGCCGCAAGTGCTTGGAGCAGCGCTCGATGCAATTCAATTTGTTCGCAGCATCGTGCAACGTGAACTTGGCGCCGTGACGGACAATCCGCTCGTATTTTCCTCCGACCCCGAATTCCCGCGGCAATTTGTCTCGGCGGGCAATTTCCATGGCATGCCGCTGGCCGTGGCCCTCGATACCTTGGCGATTGCCTTGGCACACATCGCTGGTATCGCCGAGCGGCGGATTTACTATATTTTGGCCGCGTCCGACAAAGAGAACCCGCTCAATCCGCATTTGTCACCGGTGCCGGGTTTGCATTCAGGATTAATGGTTGCGCAGTACACTGCCGCCGCCTGTTGCAATGAACTCATCAGTCTGGCAACGCCAGCAAGCGTGGCCAATATTCCCACGAGCGCCGGCATGGAAGACTACAATTCGTTTGGAGCAACCTCGGCTCTCAAAGCGCGCCGCGCGGTGGAACGAACTCGGCAAGTCGTAGCGATTGAATTACTCTGCGCGGCAGAGGCCCTCGAATATCAGCGCCCGCTGCGCTCGGGCCATGGTGTGGAAGCGGTCCATGCCGAGGTTCGGCAAGTTGTTTCCAAGCGAACGGCCGACCGTCCCCCGGCGCCCGATATCGCCGCGTTAGAAAAATTGATTTTTGCAGGAGGCGTCAATGGCTGA